A genome region from Carya illinoinensis cultivar Pawnee chromosome 2, C.illinoinensisPawnee_v1, whole genome shotgun sequence includes the following:
- the LOC122300116 gene encoding phenolic glucoside malonyltransferase 1-like: MATKNSVKILEVCRVSPPQNTSSVSAIPTTLPLTFFDLLWLRFDPVQRVFFYETSHTQTPFLDTILPQLKDSLSLTLQQYLPLAGTLIWPKNSHKPIINYAEGDAISLSVAESNANFYHLSGDNFVEAVEYHPLVPHLATSTKACSVLALQVTTFSNCGFCIGITAHHAVLDGRSSTMFMKSWARICKLGGDALSLVPELTPCYDRMVIKDPTGLEAIYLDQWMNENGPNNKSLMVWELQTPPDTVRGTFKLTRTNLEKIKQLIMKSMPEEKNKQKQPLHLSTYTLTCAYTFVCLAKAERLRDTKYLFAFTVDARHRLEDPIPGTYLGNCVASRTASLEGNELLGEEGTAIAVKAISEAIRSLGDGVLSGAEKWLETVFTVKNARVIGVAGSPRFELYNTDFGWGKPMKVDMISIDKTGAISLSETRDGAGEIEVGLVLKKPEMEVFALLFAKGLEGL; this comes from the coding sequence aTGGCAACCAAAAACTCAGTTAAAATTCTTGAGGTTTGTAGGGTGTCTCCCCCACAGAACACCAGTAGTGTCTCGGCCATTCCAACCACTCTTCCTCTTACCTTTTTTGATTTACTCTGGCTAAGATTTGATCCAGTTCAGCGTGTTTTCTTCTACGAAACCTCACACACTCAAACACCTTTCCTGGATACCATTCTTCCACAACTCAAAGATTCACTGTCCCTCACCCTCCAACAATATCTTCCACTTGCTGGTACCCTCATTTGGCCGAAAAACTCCCATAAACCGATCATAAATTACGCTGAGGGTGATGCAATTTCACTTTCTGTAGCTGAGTCTAATGCCAACTTCTACCATCTCTCAGGCGACAACTTTGTCGAAGCTGTCGAATACCATCCTCTAGTACCCCACTTGGCAACTTCCACCAAAGCTTGTTCCGTGTTAGCTTTACAAGTCACAACATTCTCAAACTGCGGGTTTTGTATCGGAATCACCGCACACCATGCTGTTCTTGACGGGAGAAGTTCGACCATGTTTATGAAGTCATGGGCTCGCATATGCAAACTTGGAGGAGATGCTTTGTCCTTGGTGCCGGAGCTAACGCCGTGCTATGACAGGATGGTCATCAAGGACCCGACTGGGCTGGAAGCAATCTACCTGGACCAATGGATGAATGAGAATGGTCCAAACAACAAGAGCTTAATGGTATGGGAACTACAAACTCCACCGGATACGGTTCGAGGCACATTCAAGTTGACTCGTACCAACCTGGAAAAGATCAAGCAATTGATCATGAAAAGCATGCCGGAGGAGAAGAATAAACAAAAGCAACCGTTGCACCTGTCGACGTATACACTTACTTGTGCTTATACGTTTGTTTGTCTAGCGAAGGCAGAACGACTAAGGGACACCAAATACCTTTTTGCCTTTACTGTGGACGCCAGACATCGATTAGAGGATCCTATCCCTGGGACTTATCTTGGAAACTGCGTAGCATCTCGTACGGCCAGTTTAGAGGGAAACGAGCTTTTGGGAGAAGAGGGGACGGCGATTGCGGTAAAGGCTATAAGCGAAGCTATCAGAAGTTTAGGTGATGGTGTCCTAAGTGGGGCTGAAAAATGGTTGGAAACAGTGTTCACTGTAAAGAATGCTAGAGTAATTGGCGTTGCGGGCTCACCTCGATTTGAGCTTTACAATACCGATTTTGGGTGGGGAAAGCCAATGAAGGTGGACATGATATCCATAGATAAAACAGGGGCCATCTCTCTTTCTGAAACTAGAGATGGTGCTGGAGAAATCGAAGTAGGTTTGGTTTTGAAGAAACCTGAAATGGAAGTGTTTGCTTTACTTTTTGCCAAAGGTCTTGAAGGCCTTTAA